A genomic stretch from Hymenobacter psoromatis includes:
- a CDS encoding xylose isomerase, which translates to MTSRREFLTSAALLSAGLLVAPSLLAYDKHYIGIQLYTVREAMGKDPAGTLARLAKIGYNSVEGATYTGSQKFYGMTPPVFAALLKQHGLIMPSSHHRLGEEQLNGAPVAGTILHEWDRAVDDAAAVGVKYMVCAYLSEAERGGLDHYQKIAEELNKAGERCKKAGIQLCYHNHDFEFPAQAGGKRPYDILLNSTDKDLVKMELDLYWVTKAGQDPLALFKQYPGRFPLWHVKDMAKDAPHSFTEVGNGTIDFKKIFAHANEAGMKYFFVEQDTTPGSPFDSVTQSMTYIRKNLV; encoded by the coding sequence ATGACTTCGAGAAGAGAATTTCTAACGTCGGCGGCGCTGCTTTCAGCGGGCCTGCTGGTCGCCCCTTCGCTGCTGGCCTATGACAAGCATTACATTGGAATTCAGCTTTATACGGTGCGCGAGGCAATGGGAAAAGACCCGGCCGGCACCCTGGCTCGGCTCGCCAAAATCGGCTACAACTCAGTGGAAGGCGCTACTTACACGGGCAGCCAGAAGTTTTATGGCATGACGCCGCCCGTTTTCGCGGCCCTGCTCAAGCAACACGGTCTGATAATGCCCAGCAGCCACCACCGCCTGGGCGAGGAGCAGCTGAACGGCGCGCCCGTGGCGGGCACCATCCTGCACGAGTGGGACCGCGCCGTGGACGATGCCGCCGCCGTGGGCGTCAAATATATGGTGTGTGCCTACCTTTCGGAGGCCGAGCGCGGCGGCCTCGACCACTACCAAAAAATTGCTGAAGAGCTTAACAAAGCCGGTGAGCGCTGCAAAAAAGCGGGCATCCAGCTCTGTTACCACAACCACGACTTCGAGTTTCCGGCCCAGGCCGGCGGCAAGCGGCCCTACGATATTTTACTCAACAGCACCGATAAAGACCTGGTGAAGATGGAGTTGGACCTGTATTGGGTCACCAAAGCCGGCCAGGACCCGCTGGCGCTGTTCAAGCAATACCCCGGCCGCTTCCCGCTCTGGCACGTCAAAGACATGGCTAAGGACGCGCCCCACTCGTTCACGGAGGTGGGCAACGGCACCATCGACTTCAAGAAAATATTTGCCCACGCCAACGAGGCCGGCATGAAATATTTCTTCGTGGAGCAGGACACTACCCCCGGCTCGCCCTTCGATAGCGTTACCCAAAGCATGACTTACATCAGGAAAAACCTGGTATAG
- a CDS encoding acetate kinase codes for MAAAADLILVLNGGSSSIKFAVYEPGEVPRCGLHGHLDRIGLPGTQLTFSEGPVASPTTSPANAPDPAAAASFLLDWLDQRAVFAALAAVGHRVVYGGPRHLDPELVTPALLADLRQLTADDPDHLPGEIALMEAMHARQPQLRQVACFDTAFHQHMPRVAQLLPIPRRFAAQGLRRYGFHGISYAYLLEELGRQAGPAAAQGRVILAHLGSGASLAAVLGGQSQDTSMGFTPAAGLVMGTRPGDLDPGVAAYLFQAEHLTPEQFNHLINHESGLLGVSETSSDMQDLLAAQATDARAADAVALFCYQARKWVGAYAAVLGGLDTLVFAGGVGEHAAEVRARICAGLGFLGLELDAALNATHAAVISSAASRVTVRIIPTNEERQMAQLVQQLLLTGEEKTALRVAPHPLAPSPKERGD; via the coding sequence ATGGCCGCCGCTGCTGACCTTATTCTAGTCCTCAACGGCGGCTCGTCCAGCATCAAGTTTGCCGTGTACGAGCCGGGCGAAGTGCCGCGATGCGGGCTGCACGGTCACCTCGACCGCATTGGTCTGCCCGGCACCCAACTCACGTTTAGCGAAGGGCCGGTGGCGTCGCCCACCACCAGCCCGGCCAACGCGCCCGACCCGGCCGCCGCCGCCAGCTTCCTGCTTGATTGGCTGGACCAACGCGCGGTATTCGCTGCCCTGGCGGCCGTGGGGCACCGGGTCGTGTACGGCGGCCCTCGGCACTTGGACCCGGAACTCGTTACCCCCGCGCTGCTGGCCGACCTGCGCCAGCTGACAGCCGACGACCCCGACCACCTGCCCGGCGAAATTGCCCTGATGGAAGCGATGCACGCGCGTCAGCCGCAACTGCGGCAGGTGGCGTGCTTCGACACGGCCTTTCACCAGCATATGCCGCGCGTGGCGCAGCTGCTACCCATCCCGCGCCGCTTCGCGGCGCAGGGGCTGCGGCGCTACGGATTCCACGGTATTTCCTACGCCTATTTGCTCGAGGAGCTGGGCCGGCAGGCGGGGCCGGCGGCGGCGCAGGGACGGGTTATTCTGGCGCATTTGGGCAGCGGGGCCAGCCTGGCCGCCGTGCTAGGCGGCCAGAGCCAGGATACGAGCATGGGCTTTACGCCCGCCGCCGGCCTGGTAATGGGCACCCGCCCCGGCGACCTCGACCCCGGCGTGGCCGCCTACCTCTTCCAGGCCGAGCACCTCACGCCCGAGCAGTTCAACCACCTCATCAACCACGAGAGCGGCCTGCTGGGCGTGTCGGAAACCAGCTCCGATATGCAGGATTTGCTGGCCGCCCAGGCCACCGACGCGCGGGCCGCCGACGCGGTGGCGCTGTTTTGCTACCAGGCCCGCAAGTGGGTGGGGGCCTACGCGGCCGTGCTCGGCGGCCTCGATACGCTGGTGTTTGCGGGGGGGGTAGGCGAACACGCGGCCGAGGTGCGCGCCCGCATTTGCGCGGGGCTGGGGTTTCTGGGCCTCGAACTCGACGCGGCCCTTAATGCCACCCACGCGGCCGTGATTTCCAGCGCCGCCAGCCGCGTCACCGTCCGCATTATTCCTACTAATGAGGAGCGCCAGATGGCGCAACTCGTCCAGCAGCTTTTGCTGACTGGTGAAGAAAAAACCGCCCTCCGCGTTGCGCCTCACCCCCTAGCCCCCTCTCCAAAAGAGAGGGGGGACTAG
- a CDS encoding alpha-glucosidase, which produces MKKQLFFLLLMAGFSATAQTPTPLTASFGKVKLTFSLAAGQPTYAVTYGAKPVVNASRLGIAFQGGQGFEGPLKLLGSEVKDVDETWQPVWGEVKNIRNHYQQLTVHLRQPAAPGRRLDVVFRVFADGVGFRYEFPRQLALGNFVVSDELTEFALPADHQAFWIPGDYDTNEYLYTHSRLSAVDNAAQVKASTMIAVRDAPDPQAVATPLMLKADDGLYVNIHEAAQVNYPAMQLHVDRVSHCLTARLVPNAVGSKAFLQAPGRTPWRTIIVSDKAPDILASKLILNLNEPGKLAATDWIKPMKFVGVWWEMQTGRTDWKYAASADTLNAQGQLIPTGRHGANTANVKRYIDFAAAHHIPGVLVEGWNVGWEDWFGNWKEQVFDFVTPYPDFKVQEISDYAKSKGVQMIMHNETSGSATSYEQHFDTAYQFMNKYGYPSVKTGYVGRIIPRGEHHDGQWMSNHFVRVAEMAARHHVTVDMHEAVRPTGLHRTYPNWLSGEAGRGNEYNAFSIGSPPEHETIMPFTRLVGGPMDYTPGIFKLQNFEPTGKHSVRTTLAKQLALYVTMYSPLQMAADLPENYDAHPDAFRFIEDVPVDWDDTRILAAEPGDYITTVRKAKGKDEWYLGSITDENARTQPVKLDFLTPGQRYEATIYADAKDADWQKNPAAYQITRQVVTSKSTLTLRLAPGGGAAISFKPVSAK; this is translated from the coding sequence ATGAAAAAACAGTTGTTCTTTTTGCTGCTGATGGCCGGCTTTTCGGCCACCGCGCAAACGCCTACCCCCCTCACGGCCAGTTTTGGCAAGGTCAAGCTAACGTTTTCGCTGGCGGCCGGCCAGCCCACTTACGCCGTCACCTACGGCGCAAAGCCGGTGGTGAATGCCTCGCGGCTGGGCATTGCTTTTCAGGGCGGCCAGGGCTTTGAGGGGCCGCTGAAGCTGCTGGGCAGCGAAGTGAAGGACGTGGACGAAACCTGGCAGCCGGTGTGGGGCGAGGTCAAAAATATCCGCAACCACTACCAACAGCTCACGGTGCACCTGCGCCAGCCGGCCGCGCCCGGCCGCCGGCTCGACGTGGTGTTTCGGGTGTTTGCCGATGGGGTAGGGTTTCGCTACGAGTTTCCGCGCCAGCTGGCGTTGGGCAATTTCGTGGTGAGCGACGAGCTGACCGAGTTTGCCCTGCCCGCCGACCACCAGGCATTCTGGATTCCCGGCGACTACGACACCAACGAGTATCTCTACACGCATTCGCGCCTGAGCGCCGTCGATAACGCGGCCCAGGTGAAGGCTTCGACGATGATTGCCGTGCGCGACGCGCCTGACCCGCAGGCCGTGGCTACGCCCCTGATGCTGAAGGCCGACGACGGGCTATACGTTAACATCCACGAGGCGGCGCAGGTCAATTACCCGGCCATGCAGCTGCACGTTGATAGAGTCAGCCACTGCCTCACGGCCCGGCTGGTGCCCAACGCGGTGGGTAGTAAGGCGTTTCTGCAAGCGCCGGGCCGCACGCCCTGGCGCACGATTATCGTGAGCGACAAGGCTCCCGATATTCTGGCTTCCAAGCTGATTCTCAACCTCAACGAGCCTGGCAAGCTGGCCGCTACTGACTGGATAAAGCCCATGAAATTCGTGGGGGTGTGGTGGGAGATGCAGACCGGCCGCACCGACTGGAAATACGCCGCCAGCGCCGACACGCTCAATGCCCAGGGCCAACTCATCCCGACCGGCCGCCACGGTGCCAACACTGCCAATGTGAAGCGCTACATCGACTTCGCGGCCGCGCACCACATTCCGGGCGTACTCGTGGAGGGCTGGAACGTGGGCTGGGAAGACTGGTTCGGTAACTGGAAGGAGCAGGTGTTTGACTTTGTGACGCCCTACCCCGACTTTAAGGTGCAGGAAATCAGCGACTATGCGAAGTCGAAAGGCGTGCAGATGATTATGCACAACGAGACGTCGGGCTCGGCCACCAGCTATGAGCAGCACTTCGACACGGCTTATCAGTTTATGAATAAATACGGCTACCCGTCGGTGAAAACCGGCTACGTGGGCCGCATCATTCCCAGGGGCGAGCACCACGACGGCCAGTGGATGAGCAACCACTTCGTGCGGGTGGCCGAGATGGCGGCCCGGCACCACGTCACGGTTGACATGCACGAGGCCGTGCGGCCCACCGGCCTGCACCGCACCTACCCCAACTGGCTGTCGGGCGAGGCGGGCCGCGGCAACGAGTACAACGCCTTTAGCATTGGCAGCCCGCCCGAGCACGAGACGATTATGCCCTTCACGCGCCTAGTGGGCGGGCCAATGGACTACACGCCAGGCATCTTCAAGCTGCAAAACTTCGAGCCCACCGGCAAGCACAGCGTGCGCACCACGCTGGCCAAGCAGCTGGCCCTGTACGTGACCATGTATTCGCCGCTGCAAATGGCCGCCGACTTGCCCGAAAACTACGACGCGCACCCCGACGCTTTTCGGTTTATCGAAGACGTGCCCGTGGACTGGGACGACACCCGCATCCTGGCCGCCGAGCCCGGCGATTATATCACCACCGTGCGCAAGGCCAAGGGCAAGGACGAGTGGTACTTAGGGAGCATTACCGACGAAAATGCCCGTACGCAGCCCGTTAAGCTGGACTTTTTAACCCCCGGCCAGCGTTACGAAGCCACTATCTACGCTGACGCCAAAGACGCCGACTGGCAGAAAAACCCCGCCGCCTACCAGATTACCCGGCAGGTAGTTACCAGCAAATCAACGCTTACGCTGCGGCTCGCGCCGGGCGGCGGCGCGGCCATCAGCTTCAAACCCGTGTCGGCTAAGTAA
- a CDS encoding cyclic nucleotide-binding protein gives MSYPSLENFLLQFAHFTPQQLALIGSKAVERHYPTGAYFSEAGRVAKEIGFIVEGIFRVCYFDKDGTEITKYFLEENWFVVDLNSYQYQLPATEYVQAVTPATMLVFAARDWQALGHTIVGWPAMERNITTRALLEKVNRLSPMGHEDAATRYQSFLEKFPGLANRVPLHYLASYLGITPQSLSRVRKHLGRLPEADA, from the coding sequence ATGAGTTACCCTTCGCTGGAAAACTTCCTGCTGCAATTCGCCCACTTCACGCCCCAACAACTCGCGCTAATTGGTAGCAAAGCCGTGGAAAGGCATTACCCAACCGGCGCGTATTTCAGCGAGGCGGGCCGGGTGGCGAAAGAAATCGGCTTCATCGTGGAGGGCATCTTTCGGGTGTGCTACTTCGACAAGGACGGCACTGAAATCACGAAGTATTTTTTGGAGGAAAACTGGTTTGTGGTGGACCTGAACAGCTACCAGTATCAGCTGCCCGCCACCGAGTATGTGCAGGCCGTGACCCCGGCCACGATGCTGGTATTTGCGGCCCGCGACTGGCAGGCGCTGGGCCACACCATCGTGGGCTGGCCCGCGATGGAGCGCAACATCACCACGCGGGCCCTGCTGGAAAAAGTAAACCGCCTCAGCCCAATGGGGCACGAGGATGCCGCGACCAGGTACCAAAGCTTCCTGGAAAAATTTCCGGGCCTGGCCAATCGCGTGCCCCTGCACTACCTGGCCTCCTACCTGGGCATCACCCCGCAGTCGCTGAGCCGCGTGCGCAAGCACCTGGGCCGGCTGCCCGAGGCAGATGCTTAA
- a CDS encoding hydrolase gives MTDSSLPPARALPITTLFVDVGGVLLSPGWGHASRQLAAKTFGLDAAEMEQRHHVVFSTYELGRLSLADYLRQVVFYQPRSFSEADFRECMFAQSLPFPEMLALIPQLKARHHLKIAVVSNEGRELNAHRIDTFGLAGFADFFVSSSFVGLSKPDVNIFRLALDLAQVPAAQVLYLDDQPIFISVAASLGIQGICHKDYLSTCTQLAAFGLTV, from the coding sequence ATGACTGATTCTTCACTTCCCCCGGCGCGCGCGCTACCCATCACTACGCTCTTCGTGGACGTCGGGGGCGTGCTACTCAGCCCCGGCTGGGGCCACGCCTCGCGGCAGCTGGCGGCCAAAACCTTCGGGCTGGACGCGGCCGAAATGGAGCAGCGCCACCACGTGGTGTTCAGCACCTACGAGCTGGGCCGGCTCAGCCTGGCCGACTACCTCCGGCAGGTGGTTTTCTACCAGCCCCGGTCGTTTAGCGAGGCTGATTTTCGGGAATGTATGTTTGCCCAATCCCTACCCTTCCCCGAGATGCTGGCGCTGATACCGCAGCTCAAAGCCCGCCACCACCTCAAAATCGCCGTGGTCAGCAACGAGGGCCGCGAGCTGAACGCGCACCGCATTGACACATTCGGGCTGGCCGGATTCGCGGATTTTTTTGTGTCCTCGTCGTTCGTGGGCCTCAGCAAGCCCGATGTTAACATCTTCCGCCTGGCGCTCGACCTGGCGCAGGTGCCGGCCGCGCAAGTGCTGTATCTGGATGACCAGCCCATTTTCATCAGCGTGGCCGCCAGTCTGGGTATTCAGGGGATTTGCCATAAAGACTACCTTTCCACCTGCACCCAGCTGGCCGCTTTTGGCCTGACGGTGTAG
- a CDS encoding SusC/RagA family protein, with amino-acid sequence MGLSPIYAAFAAPGLAASATTFATIALPGGLPAALPPAGRSVPVVADGTIGGRIVDNKGQGLPGVTVIVEGTTLGGSTNADGTFSIQRVPAGPHTLVISFVGYTTERRQITSVAGQDATLNVQLAENATALNEAVVVGYGTTRRQDVTGSVTTVTAKDFVQGQVTSADQLIQGKVAGVQITTGGGDPGALSTIRIRGGSSLNASNDPLIVIDGVPVDNQGISGAGNPLSLVNPNDIESFTVLKDASATAIYGSRASNGVIIITTKKGVAGEKMRVNVSSQVSRANNYGKVSVLSADAYRTLMTQAIAAGTIPAGNAAYLGTANTDWQDAIYQTAWTTDNNVSLTGSAKNMPYRVSVGYLNQQGTLRTGDLRRNSVSVGLSPSLWDNHLRININVKGTWTDNRFADQGAIGGAVRFNPTQPIYSGNSKFNGYFEWLDPANGTNPYPLTDRNPVALLNDKRDRSTVKRSIGNIQLDYKLHFLPDLHANVNLGYDVSRSAGTVSIPATSSIAYNIQGQDNQYRQEKDNKLLETYFNYTKQIGDHHLEALAGYSYQDFFTYSPFYFPLTAADTRLDPTAPAQNPYKTQYTLLSFYGRLNYNFKQRYLFTGTFRRDASSHFSPSNRWGNFPAASVAWRINQEAFLADSRTVSELKLRASYGITGQQDITGVAGDYPYLAKYGIGSGQVRQIFGKDTVYTYRPAAYDQNLKWEQTTTYDVGLDYGFFQNRLTGTIDVYLRKTDDLLAVIPVPAGSNLSNTLLTNIGSLENKGVEFALNYNLVQSERLNWSVNFNATMNRSKITKLTQVQDPTYLGTPTGDLGNFQFAQINAVGYAPNTFFLYQQKYENGKPLQGPTASPTPAQYVDQNGDGIINERDKVYGKNPAPKAILGFSSNLSYGHVSMAFTVRSNIGNYVYNNVNAGQGNYYGLNTGLQYSANVVPNIYSTGFKTGQPYSDYYLENASFVRLQNVTIGYDFGSLLRQGTNARLTLAGQNLLVLTKYSGLDPERAFGIDSNFYPLPRTITLGLNVGF; translated from the coding sequence CTGGGCCTCAGCCCAATCTACGCTGCCTTCGCTGCGCCGGGGCTTGCTGCCTCAGCAACTACCTTCGCAACGATTGCCTTGCCTGGTGGTCTGCCCGCTGCCCTACCCCCCGCTGGCCGGTCGGTGCCGGTCGTAGCCGATGGCACCATCGGCGGCCGGATAGTGGATAACAAGGGCCAGGGCCTGCCGGGCGTGACGGTCATTGTAGAGGGCACGACCCTAGGTGGCAGCACCAACGCCGATGGTACTTTTTCCATTCAGCGGGTGCCGGCTGGGCCGCACACGCTGGTCATCTCCTTTGTGGGTTACACCACCGAGCGCCGCCAGATAACGAGCGTGGCCGGGCAGGACGCGACGCTGAACGTGCAGCTGGCCGAAAACGCCACCGCCCTTAACGAAGCGGTGGTAGTGGGCTACGGCACCACCCGCCGCCAGGATGTGACTGGCTCGGTAACTACTGTGACCGCCAAGGACTTCGTGCAGGGCCAGGTTACTTCTGCCGACCAGCTCATTCAGGGCAAAGTGGCGGGGGTGCAGATAACGACCGGAGGCGGTGACCCTGGGGCGCTCAGCACTATTCGCATTCGGGGCGGCTCGTCGCTGAACGCCAGCAACGACCCGCTCATCGTTATCGACGGCGTGCCGGTTGATAACCAGGGAATTAGTGGCGCGGGCAACCCGCTGTCGCTGGTCAACCCCAATGATATTGAGAGCTTTACGGTGCTCAAGGATGCGTCGGCCACGGCCATTTACGGCTCACGGGCGTCGAACGGCGTCATCATTATTACCACCAAGAAAGGGGTGGCTGGCGAGAAGATGCGCGTGAACGTCAGCTCGCAGGTGTCGCGGGCTAACAATTATGGCAAAGTGAGCGTGCTGAGCGCCGATGCCTACCGCACGCTGATGACTCAGGCCATCGCGGCCGGTACTATTCCGGCCGGCAACGCGGCCTACCTGGGCACGGCCAATACCGACTGGCAGGACGCCATTTACCAAACGGCCTGGACCACGGACAATAACGTGAGCCTTACGGGTAGTGCCAAGAACATGCCCTACCGGGTTTCAGTTGGCTACCTCAACCAGCAGGGTACGTTGCGCACCGGCGACCTGCGCCGCAATTCAGTTTCGGTTGGCTTGTCGCCCAGCTTGTGGGATAACCACCTGCGTATCAACATCAACGTAAAAGGCACCTGGACCGATAACCGCTTCGCCGACCAGGGTGCTATTGGCGGCGCGGTGCGCTTCAACCCCACGCAGCCCATTTACAGCGGCAACAGCAAGTTCAACGGCTACTTTGAGTGGCTTGACCCGGCCAACGGCACCAATCCCTACCCCCTCACCGACCGCAACCCGGTGGCTTTGCTCAACGACAAGCGCGACCGCAGCACGGTGAAGCGCAGCATCGGCAACATCCAGCTGGACTACAAGCTGCACTTTCTGCCCGACCTGCACGCCAACGTTAACTTGGGCTACGACGTGTCGCGCAGCGCGGGCACGGTCTCGATTCCGGCCACGTCGTCGATTGCGTACAACATTCAGGGTCAGGATAACCAGTATCGGCAGGAGAAGGACAACAAGCTGCTTGAAACCTACTTCAACTATACCAAGCAGATAGGCGACCACCACTTGGAGGCGCTGGCCGGTTATTCGTACCAGGATTTCTTCACTTACAGCCCGTTCTACTTCCCGCTTACGGCCGCCGACACCCGGCTTGACCCCACCGCCCCAGCCCAAAATCCGTATAAAACTCAATATACGCTGTTGTCTTTCTATGGCCGCCTGAACTACAATTTCAAGCAGCGCTACCTGTTCACGGGCACTTTCCGGCGCGATGCCTCGTCGCACTTCAGCCCTTCTAACCGCTGGGGCAACTTCCCGGCGGCCTCGGTGGCCTGGCGCATCAACCAGGAGGCCTTTTTGGCTGACTCGCGCACCGTGTCGGAGTTGAAGCTGCGAGCCAGCTATGGCATTACGGGTCAGCAGGACATCACCGGCGTGGCCGGCGACTATCCCTACTTGGCTAAGTATGGCATCGGGTCGGGTCAGGTGCGCCAGATTTTTGGCAAGGACACGGTGTACACCTACCGGCCGGCCGCCTACGACCAGAACCTGAAGTGGGAACAGACCACGACCTACGACGTGGGTCTGGACTACGGCTTCTTTCAGAATCGCCTTACCGGCACCATCGACGTGTACCTGCGCAAGACGGATGACCTACTGGCCGTTATTCCGGTGCCGGCGGGTAGCAACTTGTCCAACACGCTGCTGACTAACATCGGCAGCCTCGAAAACAAGGGGGTAGAGTTTGCCTTGAACTACAACCTAGTGCAGAGCGAGCGCCTGAACTGGTCGGTGAATTTCAACGCGACCATGAACCGCAGCAAGATTACCAAGCTCACGCAGGTGCAGGACCCTACCTACCTGGGCACGCCCACCGGCGACTTGGGTAACTTCCAGTTCGCGCAGATAAACGCGGTGGGCTATGCGCCCAACACCTTCTTCCTGTACCAGCAGAAGTATGAGAATGGCAAGCCGCTGCAAGGTCCCACGGCTAGCCCTACCCCCGCCCAGTATGTGGACCAGAACGGCGACGGCATTATCAACGAGCGCGACAAGGTGTATGGCAAGAACCCCGCGCCCAAAGCCATCCTGGGCTTCAGCTCCAACCTAAGCTACGGCCACGTTAGCATGGCCTTCACGGTGCGTTCCAATATCGGTAACTACGTGTACAACAACGTGAACGCGGGCCAGGGTAACTACTACGGCCTGAATACGGGCCTGCAATACTCGGCCAACGTAGTGCCCAACATCTACTCTACCGGCTTCAAGACCGGCCAGCCCTATAGCGACTACTATTTGGAGAATGCCTCCTTCGTACGCCTGCAAAACGTGACCATCGGCTACGATTTTGGCAGCCTGTTGCGGCAGGGCACCAACGCGCGTCTCACGCTGGCTGGCCAAAACCTGCTGGTGTTGACCAAGTACTCGGGCCTCGACCCCGAGCGCGCCTTCGGCATCGACAGCAATTTTTACCCCTTGCCCCGCACGATTACGCTGGGCCTCAACGTTGGCTTTTAA
- a CDS encoding short-chain dehydrogenase, with translation MDKDLQGKTALVTGAASGIGRAVALLYGQHGAKVMVSDIDEKQGQQVVTELKAAGAEGRFYKADVSDPAQCHQLVQATVAAFGALDVACNNAGIIGELSLTADYSVEGWQQIINVNLNSVFYCLKYELEVMLKQGHGAVVNMSSILGQVGTPTLAGYVAGKHGIVGLTQTAAIEYAAKGIRINAVGPGYIDTPLLSDFSGQTKQALVALHPIGRLGRSEEVAELVIWLSTDKASFVTGAYYPVDGGYLAK, from the coding sequence ATGGATAAGGATTTGCAAGGAAAAACGGCCCTGGTTACCGGGGCGGCGTCGGGCATCGGCCGGGCGGTGGCGTTGCTCTACGGGCAGCACGGGGCCAAGGTCATGGTATCGGACATCGACGAGAAACAGGGCCAGCAGGTAGTAACCGAGCTGAAGGCTGCTGGGGCCGAGGGCCGGTTTTATAAAGCCGACGTGAGCGACCCCGCCCAGTGCCACCAGCTGGTGCAGGCAACCGTGGCTGCCTTCGGCGCGCTCGACGTGGCCTGCAACAACGCCGGCATCATCGGCGAGCTGAGCCTGACCGCCGACTACTCAGTCGAAGGCTGGCAACAGATTATTAATGTGAATCTTAACAGCGTGTTCTACTGTCTTAAATACGAGCTGGAAGTGATGCTGAAGCAGGGCCACGGCGCGGTAGTCAATATGTCGTCCATTCTGGGGCAGGTGGGCACGCCCACGCTGGCGGGCTACGTGGCGGGCAAGCACGGCATCGTGGGCCTCACCCAGACGGCCGCCATCGAATACGCCGCCAAGGGCATTCGCATCAACGCGGTGGGGCCGGGCTACATCGATACGCCTTTGCTCAGTGACTTCTCGGGCCAAACCAAGCAGGCGCTGGTGGCGCTGCATCCCATCGGCCGCCTGGGTCGCTCTGAGGAAGTGGCCGAGCTGGTCATCTGGCTCAGCACCGACAAAGCCTCGTTCGTCACCGGCGCTTACTACCCCGTCGATGGCGGCTACCTGGCTAAATAA